Part of the Nicotiana sylvestris chromosome 2, ASM39365v2, whole genome shotgun sequence genome, CCGCTAATTTTGCCTCTTTCCTAGCTTCCTTATACCTCACTCTGTTTGTTCTCCTCCGCTCCTCATCGGTACTCTCCACTAACGCAAGGTACGTTAgtttctttgcttccactttatgTTGGACCAcatcattccaccaccagtcgccTCGATGCCCGCCATAGTAGCCCTTCgatacccctaacacctctcttgcCGCCTCCATAATACAGTTCGTCGTCGCCGTCCACATAGCGCTAGCATCCCTACTACTCTTTCAGTTACCCATAGCCAACAGCCGCCCCTCCAACTCATGCGCATTATCCTTAGCCAAAGCACCCCACCTGATCCTCGGTTGACCCCGTACaaacctctttttcttctttatcaTGATACCAACATCCATCACCAGGAGCCTATGTTGAGTCGCGAGGGTCTTACTCGGGATCACCTTACAATCCTCGCATACCCCACTATCACACCTCCTGAGGAGGATATAATCAATATGGGTCTTTGCCACCATACTCCGGAAGGTAACCAAATGCTTCTCCCTCTTCGGGAAACTAGAGTTCGCAATCACCAACTCAAAAGCCCTAGCGAAATCCAATAGAGAAGTACCACCTACGTTCCTATCCCCAAAGCCGAAGCCACCGTGCACCTCGCCATAACCCCCAGCCGacaacccaatatgaccattgaaatcccctcatATAAATAACTTCTCCGTTGATGGAATACCCCGCACCACCTCATCTAACCCCTCCCAGAAGCGCCTCTTAACCTCCTCGCCCAAGCCCGCTTGCGGCGCGTACGCGCTAACGGCATTCAGAGTGCTCCCTCCAACTACTAACTTAATCGCCATCaatctatcattcacccgcctaaCCTCAACCACTGACTCCCTGAGCTCTCTGTCCACCAAAATACCCACTCCGTTCTTGCCCTTCACGCGTCCGGAGTACCACAATTTAAACCCGTCTATATTCCTCGCCTTTGATCCTACCCACCTGGTCTCCTGAACATAAACTATATTGACCTTCCTCTTCTAGAGAAGCTTCGCTAGCTCTATAGACTTATCTGTTAACGTCTCTATATTCCACGATCCAATCCTTAACCTACAGGCTCCCTTGTTGCCTTTACCCCCTATGGGCCCCGTCCTACCCCATGACTCGTGCCCTACCCCCCGCCCTACCACCTGCCCATCCCGGCCaccccgaggacatgaccctactCTGCCATTATAAACTACAACCGCTATTCCTACGGTGGTCTAGACAAaaatacaactacaaacaagCATAGGTATAAACTAGAAGGTGACAAATATCCTAAACTACTACAGCAACAGATCAACTTAAGCAAATAGGTGACGGGAGGTACCAATTCCCGCGGATAGAACCTGAACTTTCAACTTGCTATACTCCCGATGCTGTGGGACCCGACGTCCAGCCCTTGGGACTACCAACCAACCTGCCTGCTCTGTTGTGTTTGCTCGTACACCTCCCAACGGAACCGATCTACTGGTTTACTCGTACACCAGATCTGCTGCTGGACCGACTCGCCGGAAAACAATGACGGACCCTGTAAAACACACGAACCTCGACGTCCAACAGAGTGCAACCTGGAAAACACACAAACACACAACGGAACCGAGAAAAAGAGACAAATGCTGGACTGTCACCATCACCACCAGTGACACACAGATCTGCTGCTGGCCCGACTCACCGGAAAACAATGACGAACCCTGTAACAGTGAAGCGACGCCGAGAAAAGGAGAAGGGCaacgaaaataaaatataaaggagAATGGGAAGCACAGAGAAGGGGGTTGGGGTTGAAGCCGGAAAAAGGAGCGGCGCCGATGTAGCGTTGCTCACTGGCCTAGTCCCTGCTAGGTTTAAGAAGGGGCAGAAAGAGAGGGGGGAAAATATCCTGATATAAAGGATTTTAATATTAAAAGCATACATGTTGGGACATTTTCGAGTTAAGGCATCAATTTTACTTTGATTATAGGAAGGTTAGTTATGAATAATAATTGCAGACTATGCATATGAGATAAAATTCTGGTCCATCTGTTTGAGAATTTAGACAACACTATTACTATCTTTTCAATAACTcttcgtctcttccttcactcTTCAAGTCATTCAGCACCGGTTATATAGACTTCCGCAGAAGGACATCATATTATGGGGtgaaacaagaagaagaagaagaagaaggaagtagGGGTCAGAATTGTTGTAAAAGTTTAGGCTTTAAACCACAGTAAATTTGAGAAATTTTGCTGCATGAACTCTTATGTGAATGCagtttttttcttttgtcctctcCTTTTATAGGATAGTTGAGTGATCATTTGAGTAATGGACTCGTTAAAACCCGTGTCTATAATTTGAATCGTTCAAATTTTGAATTCCCTTTAAAATCCAAATGTATCCATCCAAACGGATCGCATTGGCATTTGGAACTTGATGTACAAAATATACAGAGCATGTTGTTGTCCCCTGATTTCTTTCTGCATTTGGACAATTGGACTGCTTGCTTATGTATAGTGCTTGCTTAGACATAGGATCTAAGGTTGAAGCACCATAAAACTTATTCATACCTGGTGTTTACATTAATCCAATAAATATATGATATATGTTTTTACAATCATAATCATTGATAAATCATGATTAATTCATATACATTTTCACTTTAATTTAGCACTTACTATAGTAAATTAGCATAAATTGGTATAAACACCCGATGCGTGTAAGTTTTTGCCTCCCTTTGACCACTTCAATCAATGTAATTGGATATCTTTAACTAGATATAGATTTGGCGTTGACAAGTTCTATCCTAAGAGTCCCCTACCGTCCCTGGTTTCTGTTTCTTACGTAGGGGAATGGGCTTGAAGTCTAAGTTCTTTTATTCTTGGCATTTATTAATCAAGAAAGACACGCAGCATCCATTAGTCAAGCCTGAATTTTTTGACTTGTTGAGTAGCTTATAGCAGAAATGGGGAGGAGGGGAACCCTTATATTTTCAGTCTAACTAGTTTGAGATTGAGACATAATTATTGTATTATTTGGGCCAATAATTCGCTATATGCAACCGTTTAATGTCGGAGCAAGTTAACAAGTGTTTTTggcgagaaattcaaaaatagtcagatttacaagtggtcattcaaaaatagtcacagtttcaaaagtaatcgaaatttagccacttttcatgtaaagaaaaatctgaatgaaaacactattcaaaattaggaaaatactccaacataatatactggagttccagcataagtataccggatctccagtatattattgttggaactccagtatattataccggagttccagcataatatactggacttctagtataatataccgatccagcataatacgCTGGAAATTcttacacaggtgctccaatctccagtgtATTATGCTGGAAACTTttcgtgtgttggagttccagcataatatgctggaagttcatacacaggtgcaccgatctccagtatattatgcagGAACTTTttgtattgcagcaaaatagtggctatttttcaatgactttgcaaatgttGACTATTTTTAATGACTAATCCGAAAACTatctagcccgtgctatttttacgtgAATTTGTAACATGAACTCTCACAACAAAATTACCATGCTTTACAACCAAATTGGTAAATCTTGGCTTAAAAGACTAAAGATTGAATCCAAAGTCTAGAATGCCTACGATATCTTAGATGGTTTATCAGAAACAAAGAGAGAAATTGAGACATCCAAAGATGCCATTTTGACAATGATTTCGATGTCAATATGATATTAATCATAATTTTACACATGAAGAAAACCTATACTGTAAAAAGTTATAAGCCAAAACACACCAAGGCAGTATCTAGCCAGAAATTTCTGTGCGATAAAACATATTCCATTTCTATATAAGAATTTTAATCAGTTTCCTCTCGTTTTCGGCATAATCGTCGCCATTTTTTTGGACTTGAATATTGATACAAACTTCTCCTTACCAAGAAAGAGATCTCTAATTGTAAAATTTGTAGGTCTTGGCTTGTACTATGATAGATCTCAAACCACCAATTGGTGCTAAAACCATCAATAAAACTCCAAAAATTATGCAAATCTGTCATAAAAAGAACATATTAATCGTCATTTTCAAGTGTATAAAAAGGCAAAAAAACAAAATTGAAACTACCAACGGCAGATTAACTAAGTTGCACTTTACCCAATTAGTAATCCAAGAGAGACTCCATCTCCTTGGCTTGTAGATTGCAAGCCACATGATGCAAGGAAGCTGAAGAAACAAAAAACAAAGTTTCCCAATAAGACGTCTGAAATCTACACTACAAAGAAGACgacgacaacaacaataacaataacaacaacaacgcagtataatctcactagtgaggtctggggagggtagactgtacgcagaccttacccctatcttcAAGAAGGCAGAGAGGCTTTTTTCGGTAGACTCTCGGATCAGAAAAGATAAAAGAAGGACAACGACAAGCATATCAATTGAAGAAACggagcaaaaatacaaaactaacagTAGATACGATAATCAGAAAGCCGAgatgacaacaacaacaagtaCTAACAGAAGTCAAGGGATACGACAATACACAGAGAGGACAACGCTCGGCTACCTATACTAACCCTTTACATTTATTTTCAACACTACAAAGAGATTGGAAAAAATCTTTTGTAAATCACTTACAAAATAAGTTGTTGGAGCAAAAGCAAATCCTCCAAAGaatccaagaagtcccccaaaGAAAGGGAAGGTGATTCCAACAAACATTGTGAAAGCtgcaataagtccaaaggcacTAATATAAGGTTTCTAAATTCTAAGTACTTCAAATTTTTATAGTAAATGAAGGCAAGTAACATACCAACATAAATATTTCTGGTAACAAATCTCAAGTACCAAGTAGGCCTGAACCTAAGTTTCTTAACAAGCACAGTCTCGATCATGTCAAACACTGGCATTGCGTAGATCTACAAAATCATAAGGTAAAATTATACGCGCTGTTTAAACATAACTGAAACTTTCCAATTTAGATCAGAACATTGTATACCTGATAGCTCCCAATAACATGGACGACGACAAACATGTTAGCCATGACAATGAGCCAAGTAGGTTTCTCCAAAGACACGAGAATATTGTCTGATACTGAATTCCCAAACATCCAATAGCCAATAAATGCGACAGGGAAGTAACACAGAGCCACAACTATGTAAGCAACAACAACTCCTCTCCACATAGGtattttcgaaggtttttcaggTGTTGAAGGGATTGTTGCTTGAATCTCCAAAACCACGTTATGACCCGCATATGCAAAAGCCACTTCTCCCAATCCACTCAGAAAGTTGAAAACAGTTCCTGACGTGCTGTGAGCCTTGTACCCGTAATCTACATCCGATTGTACACCCTTCTTTACTGATGCCCCCCAAGCGATTGTAGAATAACTTCATTGTCCGACATTAAAAAAAAACACGTTAGTAACAGTATCGATATTTAAAGAAGTGAACAAATAAGCAAATTTCTAACTTCTTTTCGTAGCTTTTATGAAGGGAATTTTGCCTATTGTTTTAGTCGCATCTCATCTTAGAGAAAGTCAGGGGTTCACTGTTTACTCTTTCTAGTTGGTATACATAGAATATATGCAaagtatacatatattatacatgatTGAGGTAGGAAAAGGAAACAATAAGCATACCTTAGGGACATTACTGCGGCAGCCAAAGAGACACCAGATATGGAATTGAAATTGGGAAGATGGGAAAGCACAAAATGAACAGAGGCAAAGATCATGATGAAGTAGGAAAGTTTAATATCTTTGGTGCAATGGATATTGTCTTCGTTTTTTTTGCAAACCAATTCGTGGACCTTCATTAGTGATCTTCCTCCAGTTACCATATAAACAATGTCAACACCAACTTCAACAATTAACTGCTGTGGCACAACAATCCATAGGCCAAGTTTTTCTCCAAAAGCATGTTGCCCTAATTCATGATATCTATCGAAACGTTTCCCTGGAACCATTTCATGCATTTCAACCATTTGCCATAGTGTATACAAAGTAACAATCCAAGATACTACCATCACTGTGACACCGGGTCCCCTGAAATTACAATATTGTCAGTGTATATTACTTAAATTCATTGCTGATATCGTCCAGCAATAGTGTCTTGATAATCTTTAAACGACAAAGGGCCAAATATACCCCTGTACTATGAGAAAATGTTTAAATATATCCTTTTTATACTTTGAGTCCAAATATACCCCTGTCGTAatactattggttcaaatataccACTTCTTTTGTTAAGTTTGTCCAATCTGGACATCTAATCCTACATGGCACTGATATTTGATAAGGTAAATGTCACATGGTATGCCACCTCAACGTCCCTAATCCATATATAAAAGACTAAAATTTGAAATACAATATTTTCATGGTAGCGGTAATGGTGGCAATAGTGACGAAGGGGAAGAAAATTTTAATGGCGGAAAAAGATAGAAgggaggaataaaatgggttagGGGCGTTGAGGTGGCAAGCCATGTGACATCCACCTCATCAAATATCAGTGCCACGTAGCATTGGATGTCCACTTTGGACAAATTTAAGGAAAAGgggtatatttgaaccaatagtatAACGAAAGGAGTGTATATGAACTCAAAGTATAACAAGATGGTACATTTAAATCTTTTCTAATAGTACAGGAGTATAATTGACCCTTTTCCGAtctttaaatgataaaaatggcaAAAAGAGAGAATTGTACCATCCAAGCTCTGACATGgcataaggaagactgagaacaCCAGCACCAACCATAGCAGTAACATTGTGAAATGCTGAATACCACCATTTTGCATTCCTAGAAGAAGTAATGGGAAGCCACGCATCGATTGCCTTCTCTTCTGCAGTTCTTGTATCAACCTGTCATTTGATTATACAGTCAGACCTCACTGTAACAACATTTTTATATAATAGCTATTCACTATAAAAACAAAGTTTTTTTGGAATCGATTTTTacattatgttataatatatattctctataacaacatttcACTATAGCAGCCAACAAATATTGGAACAAACGATACTGTTATAAAGAGGTTTGATTGTAGTTCCAATTCTAGGTTGAATTTTACAAAGATTTGAATATAAAGTTGAAGACGGTAAACACAGTACAGTAGCAGACCAAAAAATATAGTAAAAATTATGGCAAGTAATTTACTACAATCGGTTAATTACACTTGTGTATCAAATTTTTTTACAGTGTCGGTGTATATAATTTAAGTCCGAAAAGTAATTGCTTTAAACAATAAAATGTAATGAGAAAGAAACTTCCCAAGACTTCATAGGTATGTAGTCTGCAGAGCCACTCAAAGGATATTTTCGTGATATTCAAACCTAAGTAACAGATAACTTTGTTTCAGTTTTTACTATTTCATTTTTCATAA contains:
- the LOC104248395 gene encoding lysine histidine transporter 1-like: MGTQAPSDPNYNNDKVDTRTAEEKAIDAWLPITSSRNAKWWYSAFHNVTAMVGAGVLSLPYAMSELGWGPGVTVMVVSWIVTLYTLWQMVEMHEMVPGKRFDRYHELGQHAFGEKLGLWIVVPQQLIVEVGVDIVYMVTGGRSLMKVHELVCKKNEDNIHCTKDIKLSYFIMIFASVHFVLSHLPNFNSISGVSLAAAVMSLSYSTIAWGASVKKGVQSDVDYGYKAHSTSGTVFNFLSGLGEVAFAYAGHNVVLEIQATIPSTPEKPSKIPMWRGVVVAYIVVALCYFPVAFIGYWMFGNSVSDNILVSLEKPTWLIVMANMFVVVHVIGSYQIYAMPVFDMIETVLVKKLRFRPTWYLRFVTRNIYVAFTMFVGITFPFFGGLLGFFGGFAFAPTTYFLPCIMWLAIYKPRRWSLSWITNWICIIFGVLLMVLAPIGGLRSIIVQAKTYKFYN